The Geothermobacter ehrlichii genome has a window encoding:
- a CDS encoding HEAT repeat domain-containing protein, which produces MSLESLLESLKTGTGIRRSRAAAELGRLGEAAAAPALVDALDDANPTVRSNAAFALAELGVKEAAPHLVRLLRDQDEWVRKSAAKGLGLLRAEEAVPHLEEALNDRSELVRRNAERSLRQIREN; this is translated from the coding sequence GTGTCCCTTGAATCCCTGCTCGAGAGTCTGAAAACCGGAACCGGTATCCGCCGCTCGCGTGCCGCCGCCGAGCTGGGACGGCTCGGTGAGGCCGCTGCGGCTCCCGCCCTGGTCGACGCCCTTGACGATGCCAACCCGACAGTGCGCAGCAATGCCGCCTTTGCCCTGGCCGAACTGGGAGTGAAGGAAGCGGCGCCGCACCTGGTTCGGCTGCTGCGGGACCAGGACGAATGGGTGCGCAAGAGCGCGGCCAAGGGACTGGGACTGCTGCGGGCCGAGGAAGCGGTGCCGCATCTCGAAGAAGCACTCAACGACCGTTCCGAACTGGTCCGTCGCAATGCCGAACGCAGCCTGCGGCAGATCAGGGAAAACTGA
- a CDS encoding UDP-glucose dehydrogenase family protein, protein MRLTVVGTGYVGLVTGACFAEMGLTVTCVDIDEAKVAALRRGEIPIHEPGLEPLVKSNVAEGRLSFSTSLAEAMQNSSIHFIAVGTPPDDDGSADLSHVLAVARDIGRNLERYAVIVDKSTVPVGTADRVRQTIQAELDARGVDIEFDVVSNPEFLKEGAAVEDFMKPDRIIIGTDSERAAEKMRQLYAPFNRNHQRTLFMGVRDAEMTKYAANAMLATKISFINEIAVLCDRLGVDVENVRRGIGSDQRIGYHFIYPGCGYGGSCFPKDVKALVRTAHESGVEPTLLQAVEARNQAQRRLLFDKIVERFGADLSGLHFAVWGLAFKPGTDDMREASSRVLIEALTSAGASVCAYDPVAMWVARREFAEDLFADGRLQLAENQYDALDGADAMVLVTEWKPFRFPDFGQMKRRMRRPVIFDGRNQYDPRMVKEEGFEYAGIGRR, encoded by the coding sequence ATGCGTCTGACCGTCGTCGGAACCGGCTACGTCGGTCTGGTCACCGGGGCCTGTTTTGCCGAAATGGGCCTGACCGTGACCTGTGTCGACATCGATGAAGCCAAGGTCGCGGCTCTGCGCCGGGGCGAAATCCCCATCCACGAACCGGGACTCGAGCCCCTGGTCAAGAGCAATGTCGCCGAGGGGCGACTCTCTTTTTCCACCAGCCTCGCCGAAGCGATGCAAAACTCCAGCATCCATTTCATTGCCGTCGGTACGCCTCCCGATGATGATGGCAGCGCCGACCTGAGTCATGTGCTGGCCGTCGCCCGCGATATCGGCCGCAACCTGGAGAGATACGCCGTCATCGTCGACAAGTCGACGGTGCCGGTCGGCACCGCCGACCGGGTGCGGCAGACCATCCAGGCCGAGCTGGACGCGCGCGGCGTGGACATCGAGTTCGACGTGGTGAGCAATCCGGAGTTTCTCAAGGAAGGGGCGGCGGTCGAGGACTTCATGAAGCCGGACCGCATCATCATCGGTACCGACAGCGAGCGGGCGGCGGAAAAGATGCGCCAGCTCTACGCGCCCTTCAACCGCAACCACCAGCGGACCCTCTTCATGGGCGTGCGCGACGCCGAGATGACCAAATACGCCGCCAACGCCATGCTCGCCACCAAGATCTCCTTCATCAACGAGATCGCCGTTCTCTGCGACCGGCTGGGGGTGGATGTCGAAAACGTCAGGCGCGGCATCGGTTCCGACCAGCGTATCGGCTACCACTTCATCTATCCGGGCTGCGGCTATGGCGGCTCCTGTTTCCCCAAGGATGTCAAGGCGCTGGTTCGTACCGCCCACGAAAGCGGCGTCGAGCCGACCCTGCTGCAGGCGGTGGAGGCGCGCAACCAGGCCCAGCGCCGTCTGTTGTTCGACAAGATCGTCGAGCGCTTCGGCGCCGACCTGTCCGGGCTGCACTTCGCCGTCTGGGGACTGGCCTTCAAGCCCGGCACTGACGACATGCGCGAGGCCTCCTCCCGGGTGCTGATCGAGGCGCTGACCTCTGCCGGCGCCAGCGTGTGCGCCTACGATCCGGTGGCGATGTGGGTTGCCCGGCGCGAATTCGCCGAAGATCTCTTTGCCGACGGCCGGTTGCAGCTGGCCGAAAACCAGTACGACGCGCTCGACGGTGCCGACGCCATGGTACTGGTGACCGAATGGAAGCCGTTCCGTTTTCCCGATTTCGGGCAGATGAAGCGGCGGATGCGCCGGCCGGTCATCTTCGACGGCCGCAACCAGTACGATCCGCGGATGGTGAAGGAGGAGGGGTTCGAGTATGCCGGTATCGGTCGACGGTGA
- a CDS encoding ComEA family DNA-binding protein — translation MKRILVVLCLAVALVSLSLPVPVLAAPQGQAAVAGEKQVNINTAGSEELVLLPGIGKVTAERIVAYREANGPFATVDDLVKVKGIGKKTLEKLRAFLVTE, via the coding sequence ATGAAAAGGATTCTTGTCGTTCTTTGTCTGGCCGTCGCCCTGGTTTCTCTTTCCCTGCCCGTTCCGGTGCTGGCCGCGCCGCAGGGACAGGCCGCCGTCGCCGGCGAAAAACAGGTGAACATCAACACCGCCGGTTCCGAGGAACTGGTGCTGCTGCCGGGAATCGGCAAGGTGACGGCCGAGCGGATCGTCGCCTACCGCGAAGCGAACGGTCCCTTCGCCACGGTCGATGACCTGGTCAAGGTCAAGGGGATCGGCAAAAAGACCCTGGAAAAACTTCGCGCTTTTCTGGTGACTGAGTGA
- a CDS encoding NAD-dependent epimerase, protein MKILVTGAAGFIGFHLCRRLLERGDEVVGLDNLNDYYDVNLKKDRLARLVPHERFRFVEMDLADRPGMAALFAREGFQRVVNLAAQAGVRYSLENPHAYVDANLVGFVNVLEGCRHNGVEHLVFASSSSVYGANTTMPFSIHHNVDHPVSLYAATKKANELMAHTYSHLYRLPCTGLRFFTVYGPWGRPDMALFLFTRAILAGEPIKVFNHGRMRRDFTYIDDIIEGVVRIVDRVAEPNPDWSGDHPDPGTSAAPYRNYNIGNNSPVELMHLIATLEQALGREAKKEFLPMQPGDVPATCADVDDLVRDVGFRPDTPIEVGVQRFVDWYREYYGV, encoded by the coding sequence ATGAAGATACTGGTGACCGGCGCCGCCGGTTTTATCGGTTTTCACCTCTGTCGCCGGTTGCTCGAGCGGGGAGACGAGGTGGTCGGTCTCGACAACCTCAACGACTATTACGACGTCAACCTGAAGAAGGACCGGCTGGCGCGACTGGTGCCGCACGAGCGGTTTCGCTTTGTCGAGATGGATCTGGCCGACCGGCCGGGCATGGCCGCCCTGTTCGCCCGCGAAGGTTTTCAGCGGGTGGTCAATCTCGCCGCCCAGGCCGGTGTCCGCTATTCCCTCGAAAATCCCCACGCCTATGTCGACGCCAACCTGGTCGGCTTCGTCAACGTCCTCGAAGGCTGCCGGCACAACGGGGTGGAGCACCTGGTCTTCGCCTCGTCGTCCTCGGTCTACGGCGCCAACACTACCATGCCCTTTTCCATCCACCACAACGTCGACCATCCCGTTTCCCTCTACGCCGCTACCAAGAAGGCCAACGAGCTGATGGCCCACACCTACAGCCACCTTTACCGGCTGCCCTGTACGGGTCTGCGTTTCTTTACCGTCTACGGACCCTGGGGCCGGCCGGACATGGCGCTCTTTCTCTTCACCCGCGCCATTCTGGCCGGCGAGCCGATCAAGGTGTTCAACCACGGCCGGATGCGGCGCGATTTTACCTATATTGACGACATCATCGAAGGCGTGGTGCGGATTGTCGACCGCGTCGCCGAACCGAATCCCGACTGGTCGGGGGACCATCCCGATCCCGGCACCAGCGCCGCCCCCTATCGCAACTACAACATCGGCAACAACAGCCCGGTGGAGCTGATGCACCTGATCGCCACTCTGGAGCAGGCCCTGGGCCGGGAGGCGAAGAAGGAGTTTCTGCCTATGCAGCCGGGGGATGTGCCGGCGACCTGCGCCGATGTCGACGACCTGGTGCGGGATGTCGGGTTTCGTCCCGACACGCCGATCGAGGTGGGGGTGCAGCGCTTCGTCGACTGGTATCGGGAGTACTACGGAGTTTAG
- the cysQ gene encoding 3'(2'),5'-bisphosphate nucleotidase CysQ codes for MLETIAAIAREAGSAIIEVYAGDFAVELKADASPLTRADRASHAVIVEGLQGAFPDIPILSEEGRDIPFAERRSWRRFWLVDPLDGTKEFIKRNGEFTVNIALIEDGVPLLGVVHVPAIGTLYAGRVGEGAWRQREGERPEPIAPRIPAAGAGLAVVMSRSHPSAELDAYLQQVDVAEAVPVGSSLKLCAVAEGRADLYPRLGPTMEWDTAAGQAVVEAAGGQVLTANGQPLRYNKENLLNPWFVVSSAGWRPPLPVLEEG; via the coding sequence ATGCTGGAAACCATTGCCGCCATCGCCCGCGAGGCCGGTTCGGCGATCATAGAGGTCTACGCCGGTGATTTCGCCGTCGAACTGAAGGCGGACGCCTCGCCGCTGACCCGCGCCGACCGCGCATCGCACGCGGTCATCGTCGAGGGGCTGCAAGGCGCTTTCCCCGACATCCCCATCCTGTCGGAGGAAGGGCGCGACATTCCCTTTGCCGAGAGACGCTCGTGGCGGCGTTTCTGGCTGGTCGATCCTCTGGACGGCACCAAGGAATTCATCAAGCGCAACGGAGAGTTCACCGTCAACATCGCCCTGATCGAGGATGGCGTGCCACTGCTCGGCGTGGTCCATGTGCCGGCCATCGGGACGCTCTACGCCGGCCGGGTGGGCGAAGGGGCCTGGCGGCAGCGGGAAGGCGAACGGCCCGAGCCGATCGCGCCCCGCATACCGGCGGCCGGCGCCGGCCTGGCGGTGGTCATGAGCCGTTCCCATCCTTCGGCGGAACTCGACGCCTACCTGCAACAGGTCGATGTCGCCGAGGCGGTGCCGGTGGGCAGCTCGCTCAAGCTCTGCGCCGTCGCCGAGGGACGGGCCGACCTCTATCCCCGGCTCGGCCCGACCATGGAATGGGACACGGCTGCGGGGCAGGCGGTGGTCGAGGCCGCCGGCGGCCAGGTGCTGACCGCAAACGGTCAGCCGTTGCGCTACAACAAGGAAAATCTGCTCAATCCCTGGTTTGTGGTCAGTTCCGCCGGTTGGCGACCGCCATTGCCGGTGCTCGAGGAGGGGTGA
- the galE gene encoding UDP-glucose 4-epimerase GalE encodes MQPILVTGGAGFIGSHTVLELLQAGHEVVVVDNLSNASLVALERVAELTGRTARLEVADIRDRQALKRIFADCRPRAVIHFAGLKAVGESVEKPLLYYQNNVAGSAVLFEVMAEAGCRTLVFSSSATVYGDPAELPIREDFPTGPTNPYGRSKLFIEEMLRDLHRSDPAWRIAILRYFNPVGAHPSSRIGEDPNGRPNNLFPFITQVAVGKRPRLDIFGNDYPTVDGTGVRDYIHVVDLAIGHLKALDRLDRADGLVCVNLGTGQGYSVLQMVEAFERVNGVKIPRRIVARRPGDIAACWADPGLAERELGWKAERGLDEMCRDGWNWQRNNPDGYGME; translated from the coding sequence ATGCAACCGATTCTGGTGACCGGCGGCGCCGGCTTCATCGGTTCCCATACCGTGCTCGAACTGCTTCAGGCCGGCCACGAGGTGGTGGTCGTCGACAACCTGAGCAACGCTTCGCTCGTCGCTCTCGAGCGGGTGGCGGAGCTGACCGGCCGCACGGCCCGGCTCGAAGTGGCCGACATCCGTGACCGGCAGGCTCTGAAGCGCATTTTCGCCGACTGTCGCCCGCGGGCGGTGATCCATTTCGCCGGCCTGAAGGCGGTGGGTGAATCGGTGGAAAAACCGCTGCTCTACTACCAGAACAACGTCGCCGGCAGCGCCGTGCTGTTCGAGGTGATGGCCGAGGCCGGCTGCAGGACCCTGGTGTTCAGTTCTTCGGCCACGGTCTATGGCGATCCGGCCGAATTGCCGATCCGCGAGGATTTCCCCACCGGCCCCACCAATCCCTACGGACGCAGCAAGCTGTTCATCGAGGAGATGCTGCGCGATTTGCACCGCTCCGACCCGGCGTGGCGCATCGCCATTCTGCGCTATTTCAATCCCGTCGGCGCGCATCCCAGCAGCCGGATCGGCGAGGATCCCAACGGCCGGCCGAACAACCTCTTTCCCTTCATCACCCAGGTGGCCGTGGGCAAGCGGCCACGGCTCGATATCTTCGGCAACGATTATCCGACCGTCGACGGCACCGGCGTGCGCGACTATATTCACGTGGTCGATCTGGCCATCGGCCACCTGAAGGCTCTCGACCGGCTCGACCGCGCCGACGGTCTGGTCTGTGTCAATCTCGGCACCGGCCAGGGCTACTCGGTGCTGCAGATGGTGGAGGCCTTCGAGCGGGTGAACGGGGTCAAGATTCCCCGCCGGATCGTCGCCCGTCGCCCGGGCGACATCGCCGCCTGCTGGGCCGATCCCGGCCTTGCCGAGCGCGAGCTGGGCTGGAAAGCCGAGCGGGGCCTGGACGAGATGTGCCGCGACGGTTGGAACTGGCAGCGGAACAATCCGGACGGGTACGGGATGGAATAA
- a CDS encoding ATP-binding protein produces MMNLKPEVVAQLERVLSSVEMLLPKALPPIDWSTCLAANWRRRSFSGCLEPVKRIDPTTLDQLIGLEEQKEILLHNTLQFVEGLPANNALLWGARGTGKSALVRALLNELAPRGLRLIQIEKEDLDSLSEVFAAVADQPYRFILLCDDLSFELGEKSFKILKSALDGSVYCAPDNVLIYVTSNRRFLLPELGSDYLGGKYVKGELQPSETQEEKGSLPDRFGLWIPFHVFNQDRYLEAVRLCIQRLAGQYGIDIPWTKELEKIAIKWSHDKSKRCGRTALQFSKHYVGRYLLEKGIKA; encoded by the coding sequence ATGATGAATCTCAAGCCTGAAGTTGTTGCCCAACTGGAACGCGTGCTCAGTTCGGTGGAGATGTTGCTGCCCAAGGCACTGCCGCCCATCGACTGGTCGACCTGCCTGGCCGCCAACTGGCGCCGGCGCTCCTTTTCCGGCTGTCTCGAACCGGTGAAGAGAATCGATCCGACCACCCTGGATCAGCTGATCGGCCTGGAAGAACAGAAGGAAATTCTGCTGCACAACACCCTGCAGTTCGTCGAGGGTCTGCCGGCCAACAACGCCCTGCTCTGGGGCGCGCGCGGCACCGGCAAGTCGGCTCTGGTGCGTGCCCTGCTCAACGAGCTGGCTCCGCGCGGCCTGCGACTGATCCAGATCGAGAAAGAAGATCTCGATTCCCTGTCCGAGGTCTTCGCTGCCGTCGCCGACCAGCCCTACCGCTTCATCCTGCTGTGTGACGATCTCTCTTTTGAACTGGGAGAAAAGAGTTTCAAGATTCTCAAGAGCGCCCTTGACGGGTCGGTCTACTGCGCGCCGGACAACGTGCTGATCTATGTCACTTCCAACCGGCGCTTCCTGCTGCCGGAGCTTGGCAGCGACTATCTCGGCGGCAAGTACGTCAAGGGGGAGCTGCAGCCGAGCGAAACCCAGGAGGAGAAGGGCTCGCTGCCCGACCGGTTCGGGCTGTGGATTCCGTTTCACGTCTTCAACCAGGACCGCTACCTCGAAGCGGTTCGGCTCTGCATCCAGCGCCTCGCCGGACAGTACGGCATCGACATCCCCTGGACCAAAGAACTGGAAAAGATCGCCATCAAGTGGTCGCACGACAAGAGCAAGCGCTGCGGCCGCACTGCCCTCCAGTTCTCCAAGCACTATGTCGGCCGTTACTTGCTCGAAAAGGGGATCAAGGCGTAG